In a genomic window of Gemmatimonadaceae bacterium:
- the deoC gene encoding deoxyribose-phosphate aldolase, whose protein sequence is MATVRPALHTNTPRPAFARLLEETGTVDQVGIEERVAKFATRSIKKKSKVWGLTTAVSMVDLTTLEGKDTPGKVRSLCQKARRPSDDPEVPPVAAVCIYPFLVKHARKWLADTPIKVASVATSFPSGQSPLRLRLAEVKQAVSDGADEVDMVINRGLFLAGEFNAVQDEIAAVVEACGDATLKVILEVSELESYDNIRAASFIAMRVIREGDFIKTSTGKASGAATLANTQVMIEAIRDHYLATGVAIGMKPAGGIRNAKQALHYLVAVKETLGDTWLNSSRYRFGASSLLNDLLRQIAKEKTGAYQAPYYFTEAAESY, encoded by the coding sequence ATGGCCACCGTCCGTCCCGCACTTCATACGAACACCCCGCGCCCGGCGTTCGCACGCCTTCTCGAGGAAACCGGCACTGTAGACCAGGTCGGAATCGAGGAGCGCGTCGCTAAGTTCGCCACGCGCAGCATCAAGAAAAAATCCAAGGTGTGGGGACTGACCACCGCCGTATCGATGGTGGATCTGACGACGCTCGAAGGGAAGGACACGCCCGGCAAGGTGCGTTCCCTGTGCCAGAAGGCGCGCCGTCCCAGCGACGACCCCGAAGTGCCGCCCGTAGCGGCGGTCTGTATCTATCCATTTCTGGTCAAGCACGCTCGCAAATGGCTGGCCGACACGCCGATAAAAGTCGCATCCGTTGCAACATCGTTTCCTTCGGGCCAGAGTCCTCTGCGGCTGCGCCTGGCCGAAGTGAAGCAGGCAGTGAGCGACGGCGCAGATGAAGTGGACATGGTGATAAACCGCGGGCTGTTCCTCGCCGGAGAATTCAATGCCGTGCAGGACGAGATCGCGGCGGTGGTCGAAGCGTGCGGCGACGCAACCCTCAAAGTCATACTCGAGGTCAGCGAGCTCGAGAGCTATGACAACATCCGCGCTGCGTCGTTCATCGCCATGCGTGTGATTCGTGAGGGCGATTTTATCAAGACGAGCACGGGTAAGGCGTCCGGTGCCGCGACGCTGGCCAATACGCAGGTCATGATCGAGGCTATTCGCGATCACTATCTCGCGACAGGCGTGGCGATCGGAATGAAGCCGGCCGGCGGCATCCGCAATGCCAAGCAGGCGCTTCACTATCTGGTCGCCGTGAAAGAGACACTTGGCGACACCTGGCTGAACTCCAGCCGGTATCGCTTTGGCGCGAGCTCGCTGCTCAACGACCTGCTGCGGCAGATCGCGAAGGAAAAAACGGGAGCATACCAGGCGCCGTACTACTTCACTGAAGCGGCGGAGAGTTACTGA
- a CDS encoding Bax inhibitor-1 family protein translates to MGVSFPAGVLVRTGAERATLVRRTYALVFVGVLATIASATFALSQPALLQAVAAHPWISLACFIAPLIGAMMVQKVFPANIGFVLLFTVVAGVYISPILYVYGRTQPGLITQAAMLTIGAFGTLTAYAFISRRDFSAWGSFFMVGLWVLIGTSLLNLFFRNPAMDLWLAGITVLVFSGLLVFDTWRIRNVYGPDEYVGAAVQIYLDLLNLFLGILRVLGGRRS, encoded by the coding sequence ATGGGAGTTTCATTCCCCGCGGGGGTTCTCGTACGCACAGGGGCCGAGCGCGCAACGCTCGTCCGCAGAACGTACGCACTCGTTTTCGTCGGCGTTCTCGCAACGATCGCCAGCGCGACCTTCGCTCTGTCACAGCCCGCCCTGCTGCAAGCGGTTGCCGCACATCCGTGGATATCGCTGGCCTGCTTCATCGCGCCCCTCATCGGCGCAATGATGGTCCAGAAAGTATTTCCGGCCAACATCGGCTTCGTGCTTCTCTTCACTGTGGTAGCCGGAGTCTACATCTCGCCGATTCTTTATGTGTATGGGCGCACGCAGCCGGGCCTCATCACCCAGGCAGCGATGCTCACGATCGGCGCCTTCGGCACGCTCACCGCTTACGCGTTCATCTCGCGTCGCGACTTCAGCGCGTGGGGAAGCTTCTTCATGGTGGGGCTCTGGGTGCTGATCGGCACGTCGCTGCTGAATCTTTTCTTCCGCAATCCGGCGATGGACCTGTGGCTTGCGGGCATCACTGTCCTGGTATTCAGCGGACTCCTGGTCTTCGATACGTGGCGCATCCGCAATGTTTACGGACCGGATGAGTACGTTGGCGCCGCAGTGCAG
- a CDS encoding HAD-IA family hydrolase, whose amino-acid sequence MTADRRYAVLFDLDGTLIDSIGLLLASVKHTFAEREGRAPTEEEWIAGIGTPLAEQLRPFVDSDEDAASLVNRYRSYQREHHDHLTTPYDGVIETLEQLYNWGHPIGVVTSKSNEMMERGLRHTGIDVYMTTTIGCDSCAIHKPDPFPVRMALDELGYEPHEAVFVGDSPHDIASGNAAGVTTIAALWGPFTRHQLAPYRPTLYLHQISDLPAMIQRIQAGAIAGRTPRDGTTALRKPD is encoded by the coding sequence ATGACAGCTGACCGCCGCTATGCCGTGCTGTTCGACCTCGATGGAACGCTCATCGACTCCATCGGACTTCTGCTCGCCTCGGTGAAACACACTTTCGCGGAGCGTGAAGGACGCGCACCCACCGAGGAGGAATGGATCGCCGGGATTGGAACTCCGCTGGCCGAGCAGCTGAGGCCGTTCGTGGATTCGGACGAGGATGCTGCGTCGCTCGTGAACCGATACCGCAGCTATCAGCGCGAGCACCACGATCATCTCACAACGCCGTACGACGGGGTGATCGAAACACTGGAGCAGCTTTACAACTGGGGGCATCCGATCGGCGTTGTGACAAGCAAGAGCAACGAGATGATGGAGCGCGGACTTCGTCACACCGGCATCGACGTGTACATGACGACTACCATCGGCTGTGACTCGTGCGCCATCCACAAGCCGGATCCTTTTCCGGTGCGAATGGCGCTCGACGAGCTGGGGTACGAGCCCCACGAAGCAGTATTCGTGGGCGACTCTCCGCATGACATCGCGTCCGGTAACGCCGCCGGCGTGACAACGATTGCGGCGTTGTGGGGCCCATTCACCAGGCATCAGCTCGCCCCGTACAGGCCGACTCTGTATCTCCATCAGATCAGCGACTTGCCGGCCATGATCCAGCGGATTCAGGCGGGCGCTATTGCCGGAAGGACTCCTCGGGACGGTACTACCGCTCTGCGGAAACCGGATTAG